Proteins from one Streptosporangium becharense genomic window:
- a CDS encoding PhzF family phenazine biosynthesis protein translates to MRIYTVDSFTDEFFKGNPAGVCILDEPAPDAWMQSLAAEMRHSETAFLLKGGVGEPHSLRWFTPTTEVILCGHATLATAHVLYSTGTASETLEFSTKSGILSVAKDKYGLITMDFPAKALQETAPPEGLIEALAVRPVWVGKNVRDYLVEVESEDEVLAVSPDFRALEAADARATIVTARASQSDADYVSRFFAPQGGVPEDPVTGSAHCALAPYWSAKLGSDTLVGTQLSRRGGSIRTTVRGDRVELAGRAVTVFSGTLHV, encoded by the coding sequence ATGCGGATCTACACGGTCGATTCGTTTACCGACGAATTTTTCAAGGGTAACCCTGCTGGCGTCTGCATACTCGACGAACCGGCTCCCGATGCCTGGATGCAGTCCCTTGCGGCGGAGATGCGGCACTCCGAGACAGCCTTCCTGCTCAAGGGAGGAGTCGGCGAGCCGCACTCGCTCCGGTGGTTCACGCCGACGACCGAGGTCATCCTGTGCGGACATGCGACCCTGGCTACGGCGCATGTGCTGTATTCCACAGGAACGGCATCAGAAACCCTCGAATTCTCCACGAAGAGTGGAATCTTGTCTGTAGCCAAGGACAAATACGGGTTAATCACCATGGATTTCCCGGCAAAAGCACTCCAAGAGACCGCTCCTCCGGAGGGGTTGATCGAAGCACTGGCCGTCCGACCTGTTTGGGTGGGAAAAAACGTTCGCGACTACCTGGTCGAAGTCGAGTCCGAGGACGAGGTGCTCGCCGTGTCCCCCGACTTCCGGGCCCTGGAGGCCGCCGACGCGCGGGCGACCATCGTGACGGCTCGCGCGTCGCAGTCCGACGCCGACTACGTGTCCCGGTTCTTCGCACCTCAAGGTGGGGTTCCAGAGGACCCGGTGACCGGCTCCGCGCACTGCGCTCTGGCACCGTACTGGTCGGCCAAGCTCGGCTCCGACACGCTGGTCGGAACCCAGCTCTCCCGACGCGGAGGGTCGATTCGCACGACGGTTCGAGGCGACCGGGTGGAGCTCGCGGGCCGCGCTGTCACAGTGTTCTCGGGCACGCTACACGTCTAA
- the argS gene encoding arginine--tRNA ligase, whose translation MTDPQFVLTERVQQALAAAFGPEYSDADPLIRPSQFADYQANVAMSLSKRLRRAPREVAQEIADRLTGPADGAEPFPGTVEVSGPGFLNLTLSDDWIAARAAETLTDPRTGVGLSAPPQTIVIDYSAPNAAKEMHVGHLRTTIVGDALARIHEHLGNKVIRQNHLGDWGTPFGMLIEHLLDIGEEAAVAQLEAGEGNAYYQAARSKFDTDPEFNKRARARVVTLQAEEPETMRLWHIFMNATVRYFNKVYTQLEVTLTDDDIAGESMYNAMLAQVCDELQERGIAVLSDGALCVFPPGYTGREGQPLPFMIRKSDGGYGYATTDMATIRYRVDDLKADRIIYVIGVTQSLHMSMLFDSARLAGWLPDHVRAEHVQIGSVLGADGKMFKTRSGESVKLLDLLTEAETRAAAVIEDRDYAEEERAGIAHAVGMGAVKYADLSVSHDSEYVFDFDRMLALTGNTGPYLQYAQARIRSIFRRGGLSPAEAAGPVVLGHPAERALALRLLGFGATVNEVAENSTPHKLASYLFETASAFTTFFENCPVLKDDVAPAVRASRLALCALTLKVLETGLGLLGVQAPERM comes from the coding sequence ATGACCGACCCGCAGTTCGTACTCACCGAGCGCGTCCAGCAGGCGCTGGCCGCGGCCTTCGGCCCGGAGTACTCCGACGCAGACCCGCTGATCCGTCCGTCCCAGTTCGCCGACTACCAGGCGAACGTGGCGATGAGCCTGAGCAAGCGACTGCGACGGGCGCCGCGGGAGGTCGCCCAGGAGATCGCCGACCGGCTCACCGGCCCGGCCGACGGCGCTGAGCCGTTCCCCGGCACGGTCGAGGTCAGCGGTCCCGGCTTCCTCAATCTGACGCTCTCCGACGACTGGATCGCCGCCCGGGCCGCCGAGACGCTGACCGACCCGCGCACCGGCGTCGGCCTGTCCGCCCCGCCGCAGACCATTGTGATCGACTACTCCGCACCCAACGCGGCCAAGGAGATGCACGTCGGCCACCTGCGCACGACCATCGTCGGCGACGCCCTCGCCCGGATCCACGAGCACCTGGGCAACAAGGTCATCCGGCAGAACCACCTGGGCGACTGGGGCACGCCGTTCGGCATGCTCATCGAGCACCTGCTCGACATCGGCGAGGAGGCGGCCGTCGCCCAACTGGAGGCCGGCGAGGGCAACGCCTACTACCAGGCCGCTCGCTCGAAGTTCGACACGGACCCGGAGTTCAACAAGCGCGCCCGGGCTCGGGTGGTCACCCTCCAGGCCGAAGAGCCCGAGACCATGCGCCTGTGGCACATCTTCATGAACGCCACGGTCCGCTACTTCAACAAGGTCTACACCCAGCTCGAAGTGACGCTGACCGACGACGACATCGCCGGCGAGAGCATGTACAACGCCATGCTCGCCCAGGTCTGCGACGAGCTCCAGGAGCGCGGCATCGCCGTCCTCAGCGACGGCGCGCTGTGCGTCTTCCCGCCCGGCTACACCGGGCGTGAAGGCCAGCCGCTCCCCTTCATGATCCGCAAGAGCGACGGCGGGTACGGCTACGCCACCACCGACATGGCCACGATCCGCTACCGGGTCGACGACCTCAAGGCCGACCGGATCATCTACGTGATCGGCGTCACCCAGTCGCTGCACATGTCGATGCTGTTCGACTCGGCCCGGCTGGCAGGCTGGCTGCCCGACCACGTCAGGGCCGAGCACGTCCAGATCGGCAGCGTGCTGGGCGCTGACGGCAAGATGTTCAAGACCCGGAGCGGCGAGTCCGTCAAGCTCCTCGATCTCCTCACCGAGGCCGAGACCAGAGCCGCGGCGGTGATCGAAGATCGCGACTACGCGGAAGAAGAGCGCGCCGGCATCGCCCACGCCGTCGGCATGGGTGCGGTCAAGTACGCCGACCTGTCCGTCAGCCACGACAGCGAGTACGTCTTCGACTTCGACCGCATGCTCGCCCTGACCGGCAACACCGGCCCCTACCTGCAGTACGCCCAGGCCCGCATCCGTTCCATCTTCCGCAGGGGCGGCCTCTCCCCGGCGGAGGCGGCCGGTCCGGTCGTCCTCGGCCATCCGGCGGAGCGCGCTCTGGCCCTGCGACTGCTCGGGTTCGGCGCCACCGTGAACGAGGTGGCGGAGAACTCCACGCCGCACAAGCTCGCCTCCTACCTCTTCGAGACGGCGAGCGCCTTCACCACGTTCTTCGAGAACTGCCCGGTGCTCAAGGACGACGTCGCCCCGGCTGTCCGGGCCTCACGGCTGGCTCTGTGCGCGCTCACCCTGAAGGTGCTGGAGACCGGTTTGGGGCTTCTCGGCGTCCAAGCGCCTGAACGCATGTAA
- a CDS encoding cell division protein SepF, with translation MGAVRKVASYLGLGEAEQYDEPYDYEDEVEVEDDDWESASERAAKRWGAVSEPSRIVMLAPLKYNDAPVIGQHFREGQTVIMDVSGMSTAEATRMVDFVAGLAYGCEGRIERIAEKVFLLAPAEVEITNG, from the coding sequence ATGGGGGCAGTGCGTAAGGTAGCCAGCTACCTTGGCCTGGGCGAGGCAGAGCAGTATGACGAGCCTTACGACTACGAGGATGAGGTCGAGGTCGAGGACGACGACTGGGAGTCTGCCTCCGAGCGTGCGGCCAAGCGCTGGGGTGCGGTGAGCGAACCGTCGAGGATCGTGATGCTGGCGCCGCTGAAGTACAACGACGCACCGGTTATCGGGCAACACTTCCGAGAAGGACAGACCGTCATCATGGATGTCAGCGGGATGAGCACCGCTGAGGCCACGCGGATGGTCGACTTCGTCGCGGGCTTGGCGTACGGCTGCGAGGGGCGTATCGAGCGGATCGCCGAGAAGGTCTTCCTGCTGGCCCCCGCCGAGGTGGAGATCACCAACGGCTGA
- the mgrA gene encoding L-glyceraldehyde 3-phosphate reductase has product MSYIADGNRYDGRQPYNRVGKSGLKLPAVSLGLWHNFGDDKPFEIQRDILRRAFDLGVTHFDLANNYGPPYGSAETNFGRHLREDFAPYRDELVISTKAGYDMWPGPYGEWGSRKYLLSSLDRSLERMGLDYVDIFYSHRFDPETPLEETMGALDQAVRSGKALYAGISSYSPEHTAQAARILRDMGTPLLIHQPSYSMLNRWIEGGLLDVLEEEGVGCIAFSPLAQGMLTDRYLGGVPEGSRASQGRFLTTEMLTEETMRHVRTLNAIAGRRGQSLAQMALAWALRDRRITSVLVGASSVRQLEDNLAAVENLAFTAEELAEIDKDAVEAGVNIWSRSSQA; this is encoded by the coding sequence ATGAGTTACATCGCGGACGGAAACCGCTACGACGGGCGCCAGCCGTACAACCGGGTGGGCAAGAGCGGGCTCAAGCTGCCCGCGGTCTCCCTGGGGCTCTGGCACAACTTCGGCGACGACAAGCCCTTCGAGATCCAGCGGGACATCCTCCGCAGGGCCTTCGACCTGGGGGTGACCCACTTCGACCTGGCCAACAACTACGGTCCGCCGTACGGGTCGGCGGAGACCAACTTCGGGCGGCACCTGCGCGAGGACTTCGCGCCGTACCGGGACGAGCTGGTCATCTCCACCAAGGCCGGGTACGACATGTGGCCCGGACCGTACGGCGAGTGGGGGTCACGCAAGTATCTGCTGTCGAGCCTGGACCGGTCGCTGGAGCGGATGGGGCTCGACTACGTCGACATCTTCTACAGCCACCGGTTCGACCCGGAGACACCGCTGGAGGAGACGATGGGCGCGCTGGACCAGGCGGTCCGCTCCGGCAAGGCGCTGTACGCGGGCATCTCGTCCTACTCGCCGGAGCACACCGCGCAGGCGGCCCGGATCCTGCGGGACATGGGCACCCCGTTGCTGATCCACCAGCCGTCGTACTCGATGCTGAACCGGTGGATCGAGGGCGGCCTGCTCGACGTGCTGGAGGAGGAGGGCGTGGGCTGCATCGCGTTCTCCCCGCTGGCGCAGGGCATGCTGACCGACCGCTACCTCGGCGGCGTCCCCGAGGGGTCGCGGGCCTCGCAGGGACGCTTCCTCACCACGGAGATGCTGACCGAGGAGACGATGCGGCACGTCCGCACCCTCAACGCGATCGCCGGGCGGCGCGGTCAGTCCCTGGCGCAGATGGCGCTGGCGTGGGCGTTGCGCGACCGGCGCATCACCTCGGTGCTGGTCGGCGCGAGCAGCGTCCGGCAGCTGGAAGACAACCTCGCGGCGGTGGAGAACCTGGCGTTCACCGCGGAGGAGCTGGCGGAGATCGACAAGGACGCGGTCGAGGCGGGGGTCAACATCTGGAGCCGGTCCAGCCAGGCGTGA
- a CDS encoding S9 family peptidase: MSSQRPPKAKKVPSERTHHGDTVVDEYAWLTVKEDPDTIAYLEAENAYTEEATAHLKPLQETLFQEIKNRTLETDLSVPTRKGAWWYYSRTEEGKQYGIQCRVAAQGETPPELKADEALPGEEVLLDGNELAAGGDFFAIGTSSVSPDGTRLAYSVNFTGDERFTLRIKDLTTGEVLPDEIPGIFYGGAWSADGSVFFYTTVDEAWRPNQVHRHTVGTPAEDDVLVHQEDDERFWIGIGLTRSERFLVLSSGSKITSEVRVLEADDPTGEFRLIRPRETGVEYGVDHAGDHFLVLHNRNGENFELATAPLDSPGDWTPLVEHREDTRLLDVDAFAGYTVVHFRRDGLTGIRVLPRDGEPYEIPFPEPIYDVGPAGNPEFVTERLRLGYTSMVTPPSMYDYDLRARELILLKQKAVLGGYDPADYEQFREWATASDGTRIPISIVVRKDTERPAPTVLYGYGSYETSMDPSFSIARLSLLDRGFVFAVAHVRGGGEMGRRWYEDGKFQKKKNTFTDFVAAAEHLKAEDWSSSVIARGGSAGGLLMGAVANIAPETFAGVVAEVPFVDALNSMLDPSLPLTVIEWDEWGDPLHDPEVYAYMKSYTPYENVDGRVYPPILAITSLNDTRVLYHEPAKWVARLRDVAAGGPFLLKTEMGAGHGGRSGRYDAWREEAFTLSWILDTAKVSR, encoded by the coding sequence GTGAGCAGTCAGAGGCCGCCGAAGGCGAAGAAGGTTCCCAGCGAGCGCACGCACCACGGCGACACCGTGGTCGACGAGTACGCGTGGCTGACGGTCAAGGAAGACCCCGACACGATCGCCTATCTGGAGGCGGAGAACGCCTACACCGAGGAGGCGACCGCCCACCTCAAGCCGCTGCAGGAGACGCTCTTCCAGGAGATCAAGAACCGCACCCTGGAGACGGACCTGTCGGTTCCCACCCGCAAGGGCGCCTGGTGGTACTACTCGCGCACCGAGGAGGGCAAGCAGTACGGCATCCAGTGCCGGGTGGCGGCGCAGGGTGAGACGCCGCCGGAGCTGAAGGCGGACGAGGCGCTCCCGGGCGAGGAAGTACTGCTCGACGGCAACGAGCTGGCCGCCGGCGGCGACTTCTTCGCGATCGGCACCAGCTCGGTGAGCCCGGACGGCACGAGGCTCGCCTACTCCGTCAACTTCACCGGCGACGAGCGCTTCACCCTCAGGATCAAGGACCTCACCACCGGCGAGGTCCTCCCCGACGAGATCCCGGGCATCTTCTACGGCGGGGCCTGGTCCGCCGACGGGAGCGTGTTCTTCTACACCACGGTCGACGAGGCCTGGCGGCCCAACCAGGTGCACCGGCACACCGTCGGCACCCCTGCCGAGGACGACGTGCTCGTTCATCAGGAGGACGACGAGCGGTTCTGGATCGGCATCGGTCTCACCCGCAGTGAGCGGTTCCTGGTCCTCTCCTCCGGAAGCAAGATCACCAGCGAGGTCCGCGTCCTGGAGGCGGACGACCCGACGGGCGAGTTCCGGCTCATCCGCCCCCGCGAGACCGGCGTCGAATACGGCGTCGACCACGCGGGCGACCACTTCCTCGTCCTGCACAACCGGAACGGCGAGAACTTCGAGCTGGCGACCGCGCCGCTCGACTCCCCCGGCGACTGGACGCCGCTGGTCGAGCACCGCGAGGACACCCGGCTGCTGGACGTCGACGCCTTCGCCGGTTACACCGTCGTGCACTTCCGCAGGGACGGCCTGACCGGCATCCGTGTCCTGCCCCGTGACGGCGAGCCGTACGAGATCCCCTTCCCCGAGCCGATCTACGACGTCGGTCCGGCGGGCAACCCGGAGTTCGTCACCGAGCGGCTCCGTCTCGGTTACACCAGCATGGTGACGCCGCCGTCGATGTACGACTACGACCTGCGGGCCCGCGAGCTGATCCTGCTGAAGCAGAAGGCCGTGCTCGGCGGTTACGACCCCGCCGACTACGAGCAGTTCCGCGAGTGGGCGACCGCCTCCGACGGCACCCGCATCCCGATCTCGATCGTCGTCAGGAAGGACACGGAGCGGCCGGCGCCCACGGTCCTGTACGGCTACGGCAGCTACGAGACCTCGATGGACCCCTCGTTCTCCATCGCGCGGCTCAGCCTGCTCGACCGGGGGTTCGTCTTCGCGGTCGCGCACGTCAGGGGCGGCGGCGAGATGGGACGCCGGTGGTACGAGGACGGCAAGTTCCAGAAGAAGAAGAACACCTTCACCGACTTCGTCGCCGCCGCCGAGCACCTGAAGGCGGAGGACTGGTCGAGTTCGGTCATCGCCAGGGGCGGGTCGGCCGGCGGGCTGCTCATGGGGGCGGTCGCCAACATCGCGCCGGAGACGTTCGCGGGTGTGGTCGCCGAGGTGCCGTTCGTGGACGCGCTGAACTCGATGCTCGATCCGTCGCTGCCGCTGACCGTGATCGAGTGGGACGAGTGGGGCGACCCGTTGCACGACCCCGAGGTGTACGCGTACATGAAGTCGTACACGCCGTACGAGAACGTGGACGGCCGGGTCTACCCGCCGATCCTGGCGATCACCAGCCTCAACGACACCCGGGTCCTCTACCACGAGCCCGCCAAGTGGGTGGCGAGGCTCCGCGATGTCGCCGCCGGCGGGCCGTTCCTGCTGAAGACGGAGATGGGTGCCGGGCACGGCGGTCGCAGCGGCAGGTACGACGCCTGGCGCGAGGAGGCGTTCACCCTCTCCTGGATCCTCGACACAGCGAAGGTGAGCCGATGA
- a CDS encoding lysylphosphatidylglycerol synthase transmembrane domain-containing protein, which produces MTEISDRDKLASADGARPSTDDGSIVPVVEPLLPQRIRRPSDLLRFLATLLCLSVVILLALVAQKTLNGLEGDVADGTSRVPFLLSGLVGVTSAAAMLGVPAAFAIERVLHRDGVRVAEGLSAAIAGMVLSFVLGEWIVHAGPEELRLLLTGGRSGVEPVNTLLTPVIAYVTAVRISRRPTWRAALWTAVALNAVALFAATAATILGIVVSILVGLAVGYATLYGVGSPNTRPPGSAIVAALRKLGFAPVKARRLDDDHQSSRRYAVDLKDGSRLDVTVLDRDRQVAGLLYRLWRRIRLNSETRRKAIRSLRAELEREALMAYAAHAAGASTPRLLATSEIGSEAALLVYEHAPTRTLDDIPDEEIDDNLLSQIWEQVLLLQVQRLAHRRLTGDSIHVDGEGRVVLTDARSGEIAAGDLLLRIDVAQLLTYLSLRVGARRSVDAAAAVAGANMLADALPLLQRIAMTRETRAALNKNKELLTEIRERIVELRPRTEVEEVRLERFRPRTLITIIATAFAAYFLVYYLTQINLNMITSAKWGWTGVALIAAMLSYVAAALMLMGFVPEPLPLGRTVLVQFAGSFVKLVAPAAVSGVAINTRYLQKRGIPPGQAVASVGASQLIGLAFHIGLLLLFAYITGSDTAPSFNPSRTLIITVLAVAALVLVIVGVPRLRRMVTARIRSMFSGVIPRLLDVLQSPRKIIEGFSGTLLLTMFFVLCLDASIRAFGGSLSFAAVAVVFLAGNAVGSAAPTPGGLGAVEFSLSAGLTLSGLTPEVAASAVLLFRLLTFWLPVLPGWASFTYLQRQQAL; this is translated from the coding sequence GTGACGGAAATCAGCGATCGCGACAAACTCGCGTCCGCCGACGGCGCGCGGCCCTCGACGGACGACGGCTCCATCGTGCCCGTCGTCGAACCGCTGCTCCCGCAGCGGATCCGGCGGCCGTCCGACCTGCTGCGCTTCCTGGCGACCCTGCTCTGCCTGAGCGTCGTCATCCTGCTCGCCCTCGTCGCGCAGAAGACCCTCAACGGGCTCGAAGGCGACGTGGCCGACGGCACGAGCCGAGTGCCGTTCCTGCTCAGCGGCCTCGTCGGGGTGACGAGCGCGGCGGCCATGCTGGGCGTCCCCGCGGCCTTCGCCATCGAGCGGGTGCTCCACCGCGACGGCGTCCGGGTGGCAGAGGGCCTGTCGGCGGCCATCGCCGGGATGGTCCTGTCCTTCGTGCTGGGCGAGTGGATCGTCCACGCGGGCCCGGAGGAACTGCGACTGCTGCTCACCGGCGGCCGATCCGGCGTCGAACCGGTCAACACGCTGCTCACCCCGGTCATCGCCTACGTCACCGCCGTGCGGATATCCCGCCGCCCCACCTGGCGCGCGGCCCTGTGGACCGCGGTCGCGCTCAACGCGGTCGCGCTGTTCGCGGCGACGGCCGCCACGATCCTCGGCATCGTCGTCTCGATCCTGGTCGGCCTGGCCGTGGGCTACGCCACCCTGTACGGCGTCGGCAGCCCCAACACCCGCCCGCCGGGCAGCGCGATCGTCGCGGCCCTGCGCAAGCTGGGTTTCGCCCCCGTCAAGGCCCGCAGGCTCGACGACGACCACCAGAGCAGCCGCCGCTACGCCGTCGACCTCAAGGACGGCAGCCGCCTGGACGTCACCGTCCTCGACCGCGACCGTCAGGTCGCCGGGCTGCTCTACCGCCTCTGGCGCCGTATCCGGCTCAACTCCGAGACCCGCCGCAAGGCCATTCGCTCGCTCCGCGCCGAGCTGGAACGCGAGGCCCTGATGGCGTACGCCGCGCACGCCGCCGGGGCGAGCACCCCGCGGCTGCTGGCCACCAGCGAGATCGGCAGCGAGGCCGCGCTGCTGGTGTACGAGCACGCCCCCACCCGCACCCTGGACGACATCCCCGACGAGGAGATCGACGACAACCTGCTCTCCCAGATCTGGGAGCAGGTCCTGCTGCTGCAGGTCCAGCGGCTCGCCCACCGGCGGCTGACCGGCGACAGCATCCACGTCGACGGCGAGGGCAGGGTCGTCCTGACCGACGCCCGCAGCGGTGAGATCGCCGCCGGCGACCTGCTGCTCCGCATCGACGTCGCCCAACTGCTCACCTACCTGAGCCTGCGCGTCGGGGCCCGGCGCTCGGTCGACGCCGCCGCGGCCGTGGCCGGGGCCAACATGCTGGCCGACGCGCTCCCGCTGCTCCAGCGGATCGCGATGACCCGCGAGACGAGAGCCGCGCTCAACAAGAACAAGGAGCTGCTCACCGAGATCCGCGAGCGGATCGTCGAGCTCAGGCCCAGGACCGAGGTCGAGGAGGTACGCCTCGAACGCTTCCGCCCCCGGACCCTGATCACGATCATCGCCACCGCGTTCGCCGCGTACTTCCTGGTCTACTACCTGACGCAGATCAACCTCAACATGATCACGTCGGCCAAGTGGGGCTGGACCGGTGTGGCGCTGATCGCCGCGATGCTGAGCTACGTCGCCGCCGCCCTCATGCTGATGGGGTTCGTCCCGGAACCGCTGCCACTGGGCCGAACCGTGCTCGTGCAATTCGCCGGGTCGTTCGTCAAGCTCGTCGCCCCCGCCGCAGTGAGCGGCGTCGCCATCAACACCCGCTACCTGCAGAAACGCGGGATCCCGCCGGGGCAGGCGGTGGCCAGCGTAGGCGCGTCACAGCTCATCGGCCTGGCCTTCCACATCGGGCTGCTGCTGCTGTTCGCCTACATCACCGGCTCCGACACGGCACCCTCGTTCAACCCGTCGCGCACGCTCATCATCACGGTGCTCGCCGTGGCGGCACTGGTCCTCGTCATCGTGGGCGTGCCGCGTCTGCGGCGCATGGTCACCGCGCGCATCCGTTCGATGTTCTCCGGTGTCATCCCACGCCTGCTCGACGTGCTCCAGTCGCCCCGGAAGATCATTGAGGGGTTCAGCGGCACCCTGCTGCTGACCATGTTCTTCGTGCTCTGCCTCGACGCCTCGATCCGCGCCTTCGGCGGCTCGCTGAGCTTCGCCGCGGTCGCCGTGGTCTTCCTCGCCGGCAACGCCGTCGGCTCGGCCGCCCCCACCCCCGGCGGCCTCGGCGCCGTCGAGTTCTCCCTCTCGGCCGGCCTGACCCTCTCCGGACTGACCCCGGAGGTCGCGGCCTCGGCCGTGCTGCTGTTCCGGCTGCTGACCTTCTGGTTGCCGGTCCTGCCCGGCTGGGCCTCCTTCACCTACCTGCAACGGCAGCAGGCCCTGTAG